CAGATATGGAGTACCGCATTGTATGAGTGGTCATCGATTAAAATTAAAAGGGTTAGATGAAGCAAAAAAACAATATGTTTGGACATGCCCAGTCTTTGATCCAAAATATAAACAAGAAGGGCTTTCTTGTACAGAGGCATGCCATCTTGAATGTTGTAATAAAGCTCAAACTGGAAGAACGATTCGCATTCCACAGTCCCTGACACCACAAATTGAT
Above is a window of Bacillaceae bacterium S4-13-56 DNA encoding:
- a CDS encoding transposase — its product is MSGHRLKLKGLDEAKKQYVWTCPVFDPKYKQEGLSCTEACHLECCNKAQTGRTIRIPQSLTPQIDPEFPQHLQSFKTKYAERTAIERVNAQAKEGLSMRRVHKRGRVAVEAHVDRCITTAHALAYMSV